The following are encoded together in the Blautia obeum ATCC 29174 genome:
- the speB gene encoding agmatinase has translation MILPNIETFIGCESSFEEASIVLYGAPFDSTTSFRPGARFGPSAMRHESFGLETYSPYQDKDLIDISVFDSGDLELCFGSSEIALSDIQKRAEEILKAGKFPLLLGGEHLVTLGAVRAAAAKYPDLHIIHFDAHADLRDDYLGAKLSHACVLRRCHEIVGDGHIHQFCIRSGEREEFQFASRHTDFHPFTFEGLEETVRELKEKQVPVYFTIDLDCMDPSVFPGTGTPEAGGVSFLELLKAIRIVSQTNVVGADVNELAPMLDVSGVSTATACKVLRELLLAIAK, from the coding sequence ATGATCTTACCTAATATAGAAACTTTTATCGGCTGCGAAAGCAGTTTTGAGGAAGCATCCATTGTTCTTTATGGTGCGCCGTTTGATTCTACAACAAGTTTTCGTCCGGGTGCCCGCTTTGGTCCATCAGCCATGCGCCATGAGAGTTTTGGCCTGGAGACCTACAGTCCGTATCAGGATAAAGACCTTATAGACATCAGCGTATTTGACAGCGGAGATCTGGAGCTTTGCTTTGGAAGCAGTGAAATAGCACTTTCAGACATTCAAAAGAGAGCAGAAGAAATTTTGAAAGCAGGAAAATTCCCACTGCTTCTGGGAGGAGAACATCTGGTAACATTGGGAGCAGTGCGTGCCGCAGCTGCAAAATATCCGGATCTTCATATTATTCATTTTGATGCTCATGCAGATCTGAGAGATGATTATCTCGGAGCAAAATTAAGTCACGCCTGTGTTCTTCGAAGATGCCATGAAATTGTGGGAGACGGCCATATCCATCAGTTCTGTATCCGAAGTGGAGAGAGAGAAGAATTTCAGTTTGCTTCCAGACACACAGATTTTCATCCGTTTACTTTTGAAGGACTGGAAGAAACAGTCAGAGAGCTGAAAGAGAAACAGGTTCCGGTGTATTTTACGATTGATCTGGATTGTATGGACCCGTCAGTATTTCCGGGAACAGGGACTCCGGAGGCAGGCGGCGTGAGCTTTTTAGAGCTTCTTAAAGCAATCCGCATTGTTTCTCAGACGAACGTGGTAGGAGCAGATGTCAATGAACTGGCTCCTATGCTGGATGTGAGTGGTGTTTCAACTGCAACAGCCTGCAAGGTTCTTCGTGAACTGCTTCTGGCAATTGCAAAATAA
- the speE gene encoding polyamine aminopropyltransferase, whose product MEMWFSEFHTPDVKHSIRVNRQLYSRQSEYQRIDIFETPEFGRVLTLDGNVMLTERDEFIYDEMITHVPMSVHKEAKDILVIGAGDGGVVRELTRYDRVRHIDLVEMDPMVVEACRAYLPGNACRLDDRRVHLHYENALRFIRRCEAKYDLIIVDSSDPFGPSEGLFTREFYGNCYNALKDDGIMVNQQGSPFYAEDAHAMQRSHKRIASTFQISRVYQAHIPTFAAGYWLFGFASKKYHPVDDLDAEAWNALNLRTRYYTTRLHKGAFYLPAFLEDMLKEVED is encoded by the coding sequence ATGGAAATGTGGTTTTCAGAATTTCATACACCGGATGTGAAACACAGTATCCGGGTAAACCGCCAGCTTTATTCCAGACAGAGTGAGTATCAGAGAATTGATATTTTTGAGACACCGGAATTTGGTCGTGTTCTGACTCTGGATGGAAATGTAATGCTGACAGAGCGTGACGAATTTATTTATGATGAGATGATCACGCATGTGCCGATGTCGGTCCATAAAGAAGCAAAAGATATTCTGGTGATCGGTGCCGGAGATGGCGGCGTTGTCCGTGAACTGACCAGATATGACAGAGTACGTCACATTGATCTGGTAGAAATGGACCCGATGGTTGTTGAGGCCTGTCGTGCCTATCTTCCGGGAAATGCCTGCAGACTGGATGACCGAAGAGTACATCTTCATTATGAAAATGCGCTGAGATTTATCCGAAGGTGCGAAGCAAAATATGATCTGATCATCGTGGATTCTTCTGACCCGTTTGGTCCGTCTGAAGGATTGTTTACCCGTGAATTTTATGGAAACTGTTACAATGCACTGAAGGATGACGGGATTATGGTAAACCAGCAGGGAAGCCCGTTCTACGCAGAAGATGCACATGCCATGCAGCGCAGTCATAAAAGGATTGCCAGCACCTTCCAGATCAGCCGTGTTTACCAGGCACATATCCCAACCTTTGCTGCAGGTTACTGGCTGTTCGGATTTGCAAGTAAAAAATATCATCCGGTGGATGACCTGGATGCAGAGGCATGGAATGCATTAAATCTCCGTACACGTTACTATACGACCAGACTCCATAAAGGGGCATTTTATCTTCCGGCTTTTCTGGAAGACATGCTGAAAGAAGTGGAGGATTAA